ACTGGACCATTGATGCTAAGCTGGTCAGTCTTGAGACGTTGCATTGATTCAAACGCAGTTGCTTTTGGTACGATCTGACCATTCGAGATCAACAGGTCTGCTGGGTAATGCTTGATTGGGTCAGTGACAATGGACTCTGTGTGACTGAACTCAAACTCTGTGTCTTGTTTGTGAATTTGATTAGCTTTGTTAGTAGGAGGAAGGCACTTGGATTGCTGATCCTGAACACAGATGAGGCCCGCGAATGATAAGGAATCGAGTGAATTGCTATCGGCTGCAGCATCCACAGTGATCTTGTTTTGCAGGCGGGCTGCCATTGCTTTGATGATGATGCTTTCATGGTTCCAAGCTTTCCAGGTTCTATATATACACTTCTGGATAAGGGCAGCAGGTGTTGATTTGAAGTTTTGAACTATTCTTTTTTGTCTTGCTTGTTTATTTTTCACTTCTGCTGCTCTTGCCGTATTGTGTCAGCCATGATATACTCTTCTCCTTCTATTATTTTGGATGGTTAGGCAGCTTGGAAAGAACGAGATATGATGAGAATATTTCGAATATTCAACATAGTTTTTGTGATTCATCAAATGCGTAAAATTTGAAACTAGCCTTTGATCTATTGGTATCTGTCTAGTTTGAGAAGTTTTCAAGTTCGACTTACATAGATGACAATAATGATTTATACTTGTGATGAGTTATGATACCTAGTTGCGATACCTAGTTGCGGCAAGTTCTGTTGGGGTATTTTCGAAGTTTGACTTGCATAGATGTCGAGAATGATGTGTATATGTTAGTGATGAGTTTGATACATGGTTGCGGCTAACCTCGTCGGCAGGCAACTTGTAGCCTTGTGGGTGTTTTTTTTGGGTATGGGCGTGGATGATACCAAAGTAAAAACAAGGTTTGGACTTGGTTTGTGGAAATTATACTTATTGTGGAGTGGTTGTGGGTGTGGCCGGACGCCGACTCCCACCAAATCTGTTGTTCATCTACAAAACCTTAAAAATAAAGATGGCTTCGAGATTTCAAGGAACTTTTGTCTGGTGCTTTTGACCCCTAcattaattaccaaatttccTTTAAGAAGCTGATGTTATCGAGGATGGCATTAGCAATGTTAATAAATTAGAAATGCTAAGGGACTAACCATCACGGGGTCCAGTGGTTGTTGACGAATTTCAGATCCGTATTTCACAAGGCATGCCTTGGGTTCGATTCCTAACGCTTGTGAATTGCACGATGGTAGTTAGCAAGAGGTTGAAATGCCTCTATGAGTTTTCTTAGCCCTCAGAAGAGTGGATTGTCATGGCGAAACAACTAGTTGGTCCCCCTTTTTAAAAAACAAGAAATTCCAAGGGATTTTCTCCGAGAGGAATTCTTCATGAACTCTTTGTCATATCACAGTTTAACGTCCATTTTTGTgccaatattataaaacattatattAAAAACATGAGGTGGCAGAGAATCTATAGAGAGCTCCATTTTTTAGAGATTCGTCTTAGAATTTCTCTAATTAAATCACCTACTAACGAACTAaaggaattattttgttggTGGACTTGACTTTGTCTAAATTGATTGCTACACAAAATGATCACTTCACAGGATTTGAGTATTTCGTCAAAAACTTAGGTTGGTTGTTGGGCCTTGAAACCGGGTCCATTTTCTGGACTCGGGAGGTGGATTCGGATCCGGAAGGTGGGTCAAAAACTTAGGTTTGATTGTTGGGCCTTGAAACCGAGTCCATTTTCTGGATTTGAGAGGTGGATTCGGATTCGGATTCCGAAGGTGGGTTTTGGGCCTTAGGTTTAGTTTGGAGGGAGAACAACACAATCTGCCAAATGAAGGGATGACCCGATCGTTGCAGCTGTATGAATCCTTGAAGATGCTCCGAGACCGTTATCTCTTCCAAGTTTAAGAAAAtcatatttcaataataaagaGGATGAAAGTAAACTTATCCTTCTAATCCTATTATGAGTTTGGAGAGAATTAGAACCGATAAGTTTCGTTTTTGAGTAATTAATCTTTTACTCTCTATTTGgccgtaattttttttttctcgcaaCATATCTCTAAACTTGAGATTTATGCAATCCAGTCGAATCctatgtaccaaaatgtgtCGAGAACATAGCTAGCTACACTAAGTATAATAATATTGGTAAAaagttttagaaaaaaatttaacaaataatatattattacaCTTGACATACAAGACGTGTTTCCGACGTGCTGAAAAAATTTATCGCACCAAACGAGCCACTGACAAGAATTGAGGGACTTGTTGGAAAATACGAACCCAATCAGAGTTTCCCACATGTCAGTCTGACCCATGTCTCCATCACTTTGTGGGCCCCACATTGCTCTGAGGAATAGGACAAACTTTTTAGCATTGAGCGTACACTTGTGAAGCAAATCCCCAGCTAACTTACATTTAGACCTTAGGTGGATATTTTATGGCGGGACCCAATTTTAGCAAGTCTTCAGTCTTATCCATTTCCTTCGTCCTTTTCTCCACTCTCATTTTTCCTATGGCCACTCACCTTCACAATTATCGTTACCCTACACACTGCATCGGATAAAGGTAATGTTAGAtagactaaatttataaactaaaaaatatagaagttcatgattgaattattaaatattgattaacacaatcattttttattgatgacatattatttaaattacaaattttgcttataaatttagtctctttAGTATTATTCTTATAATCTTTGATTCAGTAACAATGCCGTCATTCCAGGTGGAAGtagcaaaacaaaagataacAAAAAGATAGTGTTATATATAgacttatttttgtttttaaaattgattTTCCTTCATTTATTATATTCGACAACTGAAAATTAAGACGATATAAGAAAGTAAAATTGAGTGTATgaattacataattttttagcAAAATTTTAATGGGAGAGGAGATATTTTAGCTTCAAGTTGTATTATAAATAGCACCATCTAGACCTTAGACCtttagatagagagagaagaaaagaagagagggagagagagagaaagagagaaagcaaaAATGGTTCTGCTTGAAAAGCTTTGGGATGATATTGTTGCCGGACCTCAGCCTGAACGCGGCCTTGACATGCTTAGGAAGCCGGCTCCTAAGCCCTTGAATATCAAAGCCAAAGGTACTACAATCATTCTCTGGGCACGACGTTCGTTCTTTCTTCGTCGATCGTTGGCCCTTTTTAATATGTTATTTGCTATGGATTCAGAGTTTTTcacttttgggttttaattattattaactTGGTGATGTGTAGAAGTGGAGGGAGAGTCGAGCAAGTTGACGATGCCGATGAGCCCCGGAACACCAGGTACCCCAGGCACCCCAGGCACACCGGCTTCCGCTCGTGCTAAAGACAACGTTTGGAGGAGTGTGTTCCACCCAGGTAGCAACCTTGCCACCAAATCCATGGGCAACCAGGTTTTCGACAAGCCACAGCCCAACTCTCCCACTGTCTACGACTGGTATGTATACGTAGCCTAACCCTAATAACGCACGCATAGAACTAGTTACAAATTTTTAatcgaaaaaaaagaaaaagaaccgaTAGATACAAATATGGATACTATAAAAAAAGAACCGATAGATACAAATATGGATACTATAAGTACTGTGATTATATACGTAAAGTTTGTGACCAGTTCTATTTGTGCGTATTTCGAATATTAACGTAAATAGATCTAAGCCGTAGATCGAGGATCTGTTTGTTGGGTTTAGATCTATATGGTTTGTTGTTGCGATCATGGGTTAACCTTTTATGTGTGATGTGATCTCACAGGCTCTACAGTGGCGAGACCAGGAGCATCCATCATCGTTAAGGTGACGAAGAAACAACTGAGCTGACCAGCAGCCAGTCACCAGGGGCTGCATGTAAATAGTGTATCTGTTCATCTCAGTGTTTGCTACGTGCCCCGATGAGGGTTTTCTGATGGCAATGCGATTAGGTATCCTTTTGGATTTTGTACTTAGGGCTTTCTTCCAAGAGAGCTCACTGTCTTGGAATTATATGTGAGATTGTCGTATGAACACTTGTGCGGTGATGATTGTTGGGTCAGATCTACCGTTGGATGGTTGTGAGGAGTTGCTGTCGTGTTTTTGCtataatcaaataaataaatatcttCTGGATGTTATTAAATGTTATGATGACTCAATTATTTGGTTTTATCGATCACCGGATTGAGTCATTCGAATCCTTAAAATCTAATTTAAggttaaatttattataatttttaaaggaaGTTATGTTTTTAATCGGTAATTAAATTTCAAAGGTTCGGATCTTTTGATCCGATGATCTTAGTGGAAGAGATCCGATTCTGATTTTATCTATCCACACGAGATTAGAATCCAATGAGGATTGAGGACGACTTTATACGCTTAAATACATAAATACGTCATCATGGAAGTATTTCAAATTAATAGCTTATTATACAGAAGATATTAGATATTTTAAatcttttttaatattataatatatggTATATAGTCCTCGTATTGTTAATAATTTGGTCTGTCCATGTAAAGGGACCCACATGTCTATGGATAAGGAAGGAGAGAGGATTGCAATTGAGACGTTACGTGAGGTTGGTGAGTGGGGCCCATTGGAAAGTGACAAATTATGATACATTATCTTTTATCATAATCAATAATGGAGTCACTAATCACTATAGTTCATATAGTCCATAATAAAATGGAATCATGGAAATGGGAGATTCATCTATTTCTTTTTGGAGGTAGATTGTCTGTCCTCCTTTTATCatgttttttttcattatttccTATTTGTGCAACCATAGTTAAATTACGTTAACAtgttttattatctttataaaaaattaatataaaatgttgacgtgacttaattaTGATCGCACAATGTAGGAGATAAAGGGAAGGGCATGgtaatgggagggcagacaatctgcctccattCTTTTTTGTTCCAAGGACAAATTAGGTGGGGGCTAGGCTTCGTTTTGGTGCGttggattgaattgaaatgttgcTTGCAAAACAATTTACAAAACCCGTAGATTGTAACGTCTCGTCAGTAAGACAATATAATAATACATTTCATTATTGGTGGAATCATCAAAAAGCTACTGTAACGTTTCTCGTCAATAATACAATACTTTTTTAACACCCCGCACATTGTATTATTGGTGACGTCCTGCAACGCATGTAAATCTCTCTCGTTGTTGAGTGATTAGATTGGATTATATAGAAAATGAATTTTGAGAGGGAGGGAGCGAGTTTACTTTCAACTTTGGGATACTGCCTGATTGAAAAGACTATTTTACCCATACCTATTATTCATTCTCACACTCCTCAATTTTCGATCATAAGATTGAATAAAATGAAGAAGAACAAACATTTAATAAGTGTACGCGAGAGGTAAAAATGAGGTTATAAATAGCACTACCCAATTCATATTATATAAGTACATAAAATAACAGTTGAGTTGGTAACAAGCTCGGAGCATGACATGGCGATTTGCATCTGCATCCAAATTGCTCTGTACTTGGCGGCGAGTTTCTAAAGCAGACACTCTCTTCTATTCAACAACATATGCCAGCAGCTGGGTGATCACAATAGACataaaaggagaaggagaaggagaaggtaGAACCACTTGTTTTCAGATTTCTCGTCATCGTCGGCTTCAGTTCCACTTCTTCTGATATgccaaaatctgcaaaaatcaTACATACAAATACGCACAATATTAAGAAAGTAAGGAAATTTTTAAAAACTTCTAGACTCTCTTTCTTGATGCGCAAGCCTTCGTCGCGCACAAGTTTCCGCTAGCTCTATTGGTCGTGTGAACTTTGAAAGAAGTGCTCACTGCTCACCAGATAGCCAGGAATGAGATTGTGAGTTCTAAGTTCTGCCaaagtttcttcttcttttaaaagTTGCAGGTTTTCTTTGCTTGAATCCAGAACAAGAGACTTGGAAATTTGAATATTGGTGGCAGTTGAATGACTGAATTCGGCATGCAGCTCTTTCACCAAGTATATTTCAACTTCTTCAGCTTGACACGCCGTTCGGAGAGCTACATACTGTGTACAAATAAAACCAGTTTCGGTATGGTGATGAAATCTTCGGAGATCCGAGATTGTGAAAAAGccatcaaatgaaaaaaaaaatgcaacaaACAGCTGAAGGATCACCTGACATAGTTGTCCAACTGACAGAGTAGACCTGCAGCAAAGATACGGCCGCTGCAAACTTGGTATTCTTTGCTCATCCAAAGACACAAGCAGGAGGTGGATGTCCAACTGAAAGAAATGAGAAAACGTTTGATCCAACCATCTCGGTACTGAAGCAGATTGCCAGATAAAAAGTCTAAATACACATCATATATACATAGCGTGTGTGAAGGAATGATCTCAAAAGGCACTGCTCACAGTCCCCTATCACAGAAGAGTCATGACAAGATCGTCAGCCTAAACTCTAGATTACCTCGTCATCATTATCTCCTGGGTTTCGAAGATACTCTACCAACTTAGAGAGACGGATGTTCCTGGCATTTTTACCACTGCCACCACTTGTACTGCCATACCGTGTATGACTCCGCATGCCACCTTTTCCCCAGGAAAGCCTCTCTGAGCTGCCAACACGCCCCACAGATGCACCCAGAATCTCTGATTTGTTCATTTCATAATCATTTTCATCATCACTATCTGCATTAGCAGCTGCCGATGAGGGCTGATAATATCGATCTCCTCTCCATCTTTTGGATCTCTTCGGTCTTGGTTCTGTGCGCTCATCACCCGAAGATAAATCTCTACCACAATCATCACCATTTACATCCTCATTGTCATTCGACCCTTGATGTTCAGCAACATTTCTATAGCTCCTTCTCCCCCTCGCATTTCGATAGCTACCCCGTGATCTCCTCATAAATGCAGCTGCTGTGGCTTTAGCTGTTGTTCGTTTCCTTCCTAGTGCCTCGGTTTGCCGTCGAAATGTCTGGGCAATGGAAGCTTGGATCTGTGCaaataagctcaaagatcaaggGCCCGAAGTAACAAACtaagaacaaaaagaaatcTCTATACAGTTCCACTAACTTCATGGTGACGAGTAACACCTAAATGATGAAAATGCGATGATTCTAGTGTAATACCTTATTATGTACAAATTGCATTGTTTTCGGTAATGAGACACAGATGAGACCCACATACAAGTAGATAATCAAGTCTTAACTAAAAGTTTCAAGGAATGACTGTTCCAGGGTTTTACAAAACCAGAGAACTCATCAATTGCATGAGAAAACTAGAATAACTCGCcgtttgttatttttctttatttagggTTAACTTCCAATTAAACCATATACTTATTAACCCTAAAAGAAACTTGAAACTTGAATAGTCACCTGCTTATTGCGAGCCTTCTCCTCTTCATGAAAAGCCAATTCCTACAGGAGGTAATCAACCGTCAGTTCTCTCAGTTATAATTTAacttacaaaaaacaaaatttacagtTGAGATGTTGTAAATCAGCATCGTAGTACCTCTTCCTCATACTTGTCAATATCCGGATATATAGCTGCAATTAAGGAGTCGTAATTTGGGTCATCTCTCAAAGAGCGACGACTTGCACAATGGGTGCGGCAGGCAGGGCATTCATTGTTCCTGCAGCGAAACCCAGTTACCAGTATTGAGAAGTAAAGCCACAAACTCAAATTTTCTAATACTTTGTGACATCCTCCAAACAAAATCTGTATGACAAAAATAACTTGAACGTTCATTtgaattaaaaaggaaaaagtaaTAGTTTGAAGACATACCCCAGGCGCATGGACTTGTCAATGCATTCCCTGCAGAAGCGATGCAGGCATTCCATCACTGTCCTTGTTTTCCGAATGATCCCTATAGATACCAATCGGTAaatgaatttcttttcttttccaatgTACGAATGTAAAAGGGACCAATGAGTACTTTGCTTGATATAGTCTGATGAATTGTCTCAATATTTAGAAAAATTCCAATATGAACAAAGAACTATTGGATGTGAAAATTCTCAATCTTTGGACATTAATTTCAGCCTGCATAATTAACATAGATTTAGACCGTCCAAATGGTTTTAAGTTATATTGGCACATCAATAAGGCTGCTTGTGTTTATCAGAGGAAGATATTCAAAAgataatataaaaatttaagGCTTTAAATATAAAGCTGAGGATATAATTCTATTTCTTCCATTGAATTTACCATGACATAGAAACTTATGTACTTCCGTTAACAGAGTTATGGgccaaaaaaaagagaaaataataaGTTTGACAGCATTGATGCTTTGTTGAGCTGAGATGACTGTCTTTCAATTAGTATGTAACTACCTATGAGCTACTATCATGAAAATGTGACTCTGCATGTGAAAAGAGTAATTCTGTTGAAGAATGTAATCCATAAATTCTAACatctataaaaaaaacctaacaaCTGCAATTTTAGGGAAGAAGATATAAGTACCAACTCAGAGTCGCCACAGAATTTGCAAATATAACTCTTAgatatttttttggataaaatattttacaaattacacaaaaaaTTTCTGTCTTTAAATTATATTCTTGTAAAAAGAAACAACCACAAACTTCTGAGAAAATAAGACAAATATTGAGCTCTCTACTATACCCAACTGCAAATTTTATGCAGTATAAAAacgttaaaaacaaaaa
This genomic interval from Malus domestica chromosome 05, GDT2T_hap1 contains the following:
- the LOC103434821 gene encoding auxin-repressed 12.5 kDa protein isoform X2, coding for MVLLEKLWDDIVAGPQPERGLDMLRKPAPKPLNIKAKVEGESSKLTMPMSPGTPGTPGTPGTPASARAKDNVWRSVFHPGSNLATKSMGNQVFDKPQPNSPTVYDWLYSGETRSIHHR
- the LOC103434821 gene encoding auxin-repressed 12.5 kDa protein isoform X1 — protein: MVLLEKLWDDIVAGPQPERGLDMLRKPAPKPLNIKAKEVEGESSKLTMPMSPGTPGTPGTPGTPASARAKDNVWRSVFHPGSNLATKSMGNQVFDKPQPNSPTVYDWLYSGETRSIHHR
- the LOC103427855 gene encoding putative E3 ubiquitin-protein ligase RING1a, producing the protein MPAQKRTHEAMEDDPPQNHRENSHETPQDEEESDRSPSQSTEEKDEFVIVKLAEIRKEVQCPICLGIIRKTRTVMECLHRFCRECIDKSMRLGNNECPACRTHCASRRSLRDDPNYDSLIAAIYPDIDKYEEEELAFHEEEKARNKQIQASIAQTFRRQTEALGRKRTTAKATAAAFMRRSRGSYRNARGRRSYRNVAEHQGSNDNEDVNGDDCGRDLSSGDERTEPRPKRSKRWRGDRYYQPSSAAANADSDDENDYEMNKSEILGASVGRVGSSERLSWGKGGMRSHTRYGSTSGGSGKNARNIRLSKLVEYLRNPGDNDDELDIHLLLVSLDEQRIPSLQRPYLCCRSTLSVGQLCQYVALRTACQAEEVEIYLVKELHAEFSHSTATNIQISKSLVLDSSKENLQLLKEEETLAELRTHNLIPGYLILAYQKKWN